Proteins encoded together in one Mus pahari chromosome 9, PAHARI_EIJ_v1.1, whole genome shotgun sequence window:
- the LOC110326893 gene encoding keratin-associated protein 10-1-like isoform X8: MAASTMSVCSDARTNSSWQVDDCPESCCEPCCCPSCCAPAPCLTLICTPVSCVSSPCCQSSCCTPSCCQQSSCQSACCTCSPCQQPCCVTLCCKPVCCTPICSGPCCQQSSCQSSCCPSPCCVPVCCKPVCCTPICSGSSSSCCQPSCCAPVCCTAPCCQPSCCAPVCCKPCSSLSLLCRPVCRPACCVPTSSCCASSCQPSCCRPASCVSLLCRPACSRQACCGQKSSC, from the exons ATGGCCGCCTcaaccatgtctgtctgctctgACGCTCGCACCAACTCCTCCTGGCAGGTGGATGACTGCCCAGAGAGCTGCTGTGAGCCCTGCTGCTGT cccagctgctgtgCCCCAGCCCCCTGCCTGACCCTCATCTGCACCCCAGTGAGCTGTGTGTCCAGCCCCTGCTGCCAGTCTTCCTGCTGCACACCCTCTTGCTGCCAGCAGTCTAGCTGCCAGTCAGCTTGCTGCACCTGCTCCCCCTGCCAGCAGCCCTGCTGTGTGACCCTCTGCTGCAAGCCTGTCTGCTGCACACCCATCTGCTCTGGACCATGCTGCCAGCAGTCTAGCTGCCAGTCCTCATGCTGTCCATCCCCCTGCTGTGTGCCTGTCTGCTGCAAGCCTGTCTGTTGTACACCCATctgctctggctcctcctcctcctgctgccagcCCTCCTgctgtgctcctgtgtgctgcA CTGCTCCNTGCTGCCAGCCCTCCTgctgtgctcctgtgtgctgcAAGCCCTGCTCCAGCCTGTCCCTGCTGTGTCGCCCTGTGTGCAGACCTGCCTGCTGTgtgcccacctcctcctgctgtgcctcctcctgccagcccagctgctgccGCCCAGCCTCCTGTGTGTCCCTGCTGTGCCGCCCTGCCTGCTCCAGACAGGCCTGCTGTGGGCAGAAGTCCAGCTGCTGA
- the LOC110326893 gene encoding keratin-associated protein 10-11-like isoform X3: protein MAASTMSVCSDARTNSSWQVDDCPESCCEPCCCAPSCCQPTPCLTLICTPVSCVSSPCCQSSCCTPSCCQQSSCQSACCTCSPCQQPCCVTLCCKPVCCTPICSGPCCQQSSCQSSCCPSPCCVPVCCKPVCCTPICSGSSSSCCQPSCCAPVCCKPCSSLSLLCRPVCRPACCVPTSSCCASSCQAPCCQPSCCAPVCCKPCSSLSLLCRPVCRPACCVPTSSCCASSCQPSCCRPASCVSLLCRPACSRQACCGQKSSC from the exons ATGGCCGCCTcaaccatgtctgtctgctctgACGCTCGCACCAACTCCTCCTGGCAGGTGGATGACTGCCCAGAGAGCTGCTGTGAGCCCTGCTGCTGTGcccccagctgctgccagccca CCCCCTGCCTGACCCTCATCTGCACCCCAGTGAGCTGTGTGTCCAGCCCCTGCTGCCAGTCTTCCTGCTGCACACCCTCTTGCTGCCAGCAGTCTAGCTGCCAGTCAGCTTGCTGCACCTGCTCCCCCTGCCAGCAGCCCTGCTGTGTGACCCTCTGCTGCAAGCCTGTCTGCTGCACACCCATCTGCTCTGGACCATGCTGCCAGCAGTCTAGCTGCCAGTCCTCATGCTGTCCATCCCCCTGCTGTGTGCCTGTCTGCTGCAAGCCTGTCTGTTGTACACCCATctgctctggctcctcctcctcctgctgccagcCCTCCTgctgtgctcctgtgtgctgcAAGCCCTGCTCCAGCCTGTCCCTGCTGTGTCGCCCTGTGTGCAGACCTGCCTGCTGTgtgcccacctcctcctgctgtgcctcctcctgccag GCTCCNTGCTGCCAGCCCTCCTgctgtgctcctgtgtgctgcAAGCCCTGCTCCAGCCTGTCCCTGCTGTGTCGCCCTGTGTGCAGACCTGCCTGCTGTgtgcccacctcctcctgctgtgcctcctcctgccagcccagctgctgccGCCCAGCCTCCTGTGTGTCCCTGCTGTGCCGCCCTGCCTGCTCCAGACAGGCCTGCTGTGGGCAGAAGTCCAGCTGCTGA
- the LOC110326893 gene encoding keratin-associated protein 10-8-like isoform X9, with the protein MAASTMSVCSDARTNSSWQVDDCPESCCEPCCCAPSCCQPTPCLTLICTPVSCVSSPCCQSSCCTPSCCQQSSCQSACCTCSPCQQPCCVTLCCKPVCCTPICSGPCCQQSSCQSSCCPSPCCVPVCCKPVCCTPICSGSSSSCCQPSCCAPPSCCAPVCCKPCSSLSLLCRPVCRPACCVPTSSCCASSCQPSCCRPASCVSLLCRPACSRQACCGQKSSC; encoded by the exons ATGGCCGCCTcaaccatgtctgtctgctctgACGCTCGCACCAACTCCTCCTGGCAGGTGGATGACTGCCCAGAGAGCTGCTGTGAGCCCTGCTGCTGTGcccccagctgctgccagccca CCCCCTGCCTGACCCTCATCTGCACCCCAGTGAGCTGTGTGTCCAGCCCCTGCTGCCAGTCTTCCTGCTGCACACCCTCTTGCTGCCAGCAGTCTAGCTGCCAGTCAGCTTGCTGCACCTGCTCCCCCTGCCAGCAGCCCTGCTGTGTGACCCTCTGCTGCAAGCCTGTCTGCTGCACACCCATCTGCTCTGGACCATGCTGCCAGCAGTCTAGCTGCCAGTCCTCATGCTGTCCATCCCCCTGCTGTGTGCCTGTCTGCTGCAAGCCTGTCTGTTGTACACCCATctgctctggctcctcctcctcctgctgccagcCCTCCTgctgtgctcct CCCTCCTgctgtgctcctgtgtgctgcAAGCCCTGCTCCAGCCTGTCCCTGCTGTGTCGCCCTGTGTGCAGACCTGCCTGCTGTgtgcccacctcctcctgctgtgcctcctcctgccagcccagctgctgccGCCCAGCCTCCTGTGTGTCCCTGCTGTGCCGCCCTGCCTGCTCCAGACAGGCCTGCTGTGGGCAGAAGTCCAGCTGCTGA
- the LOC110326893 gene encoding keratin-associated protein 10-9-like isoform X4 — protein sequence MAASTMSVCSDARTNSSWQVDDCPESCCEPCCCAPSCCQPTPCLTLICTPVSCVSSPCCQSSCCTPSCCQQSSCQSACCTCSPCQQPCCVTLCCKPVCCTPICSGPCCQQSSCQSSCCPSPCCVPVCCKPVCCTPICSGSSSSCCQPSCCAPVCCKPCSSLSLLCRPVCRPACCPPVCPCCAALPAPCCQPSCCAPVCCKPCSSLSLLCRPVCRPACCVPTSSCCASSCQPSCCRPASCVSLLCRPACSRQACCGQKSSC from the exons ATGGCCGCCTcaaccatgtctgtctgctctgACGCTCGCACCAACTCCTCCTGGCAGGTGGATGACTGCCCAGAGAGCTGCTGTGAGCCCTGCTGCTGTGcccccagctgctgccagccca CCCCCTGCCTGACCCTCATCTGCACCCCAGTGAGCTGTGTGTCCAGCCCCTGCTGCCAGTCTTCCTGCTGCACACCCTCTTGCTGCCAGCAGTCTAGCTGCCAGTCAGCTTGCTGCACCTGCTCCCCCTGCCAGCAGCCCTGCTGTGTGACCCTCTGCTGCAAGCCTGTCTGCTGCACACCCATCTGCTCTGGACCATGCTGCCAGCAGTCTAGCTGCCAGTCCTCATGCTGTCCATCCCCCTGCTGTGTGCCTGTCTGCTGCAAGCCTGTCTGTTGTACACCCATctgctctggctcctcctcctcctgctgccagcCCTCCTgctgtgctcctgtgtgctgcAAGCCCTGCTCCAGCCTGTCCCTGCTGTGTCGCCCTGTGTGCAGACCTGCCTGCTGT CCTCCTGTGTGTCCCTGCTGTGCCGCCCTGCCTGCTCCNTGCTGCCAGCCCTCCTgctgtgctcctgtgtgctgcAAGCCCTGCTCCAGCCTGTCCCTGCTGTGTCGCCCTGTGTGCAGACCTGCCTGCTGTgtgcccacctcctcctgctgtgcctcctcctgccagcccagctgctgccGCCCAGCCTCCTGTGTGTCCCTGCTGTGCCGCCCTGCCTGCTCCAGACAGGCCTGCTGTGGGCAGAAGTCCAGCTGCTGA
- the LOC110326893 gene encoding keratin-associated protein 10-11-like isoform X2, which produces MAASTMSVCSDARTNSSWQVDDCPESCCEPCCCAPSCCQPTPCLTLICTPVSCVSSPCCQSSCCTPSCCQQSSCQSACCTCSPCQQPCCVTLCCKPVCCTPICSGPCCQQSSCQSSCCPSPCCVPVCCKPVCCTPICSGSSSSCCQPSCCAPVCCKPCSSLSLLCRPVCRPACCVPTSSCCASSCQPSCCRPASCPSCCAPVCCKPCSSLSLLCRPVCRPACCVPTSSCCASSCQPSCCRPASCVSLLCRPACSRQACCGQKSSC; this is translated from the exons ATGGCCGCCTcaaccatgtctgtctgctctgACGCTCGCACCAACTCCTCCTGGCAGGTGGATGACTGCCCAGAGAGCTGCTGTGAGCCCTGCTGCTGTGcccccagctgctgccagccca CCCCCTGCCTGACCCTCATCTGCACCCCAGTGAGCTGTGTGTCCAGCCCCTGCTGCCAGTCTTCCTGCTGCACACCCTCTTGCTGCCAGCAGTCTAGCTGCCAGTCAGCTTGCTGCACCTGCTCCCCCTGCCAGCAGCCCTGCTGTGTGACCCTCTGCTGCAAGCCTGTCTGCTGCACACCCATCTGCTCTGGACCATGCTGCCAGCAGTCTAGCTGCCAGTCCTCATGCTGTCCATCCCCCTGCTGTGTGCCTGTCTGCTGCAAGCCTGTCTGTTGTACACCCATctgctctggctcctcctcctcctgctgccagcCCTCCTgctgtgctcctgtgtgctgcAAGCCCTGCTCCAGCCTGTCCCTGCTGTGTCGCCCTGTGTGCAGACCTGCCTGCTGTgtgcccacctcctcctgctgtgcctcctcctgccagcccagctgctgccGCCCAGCCTCCTGT CCCTCCTgctgtgctcctgtgtgctgcAAGCCCTGCTCCAGCCTGTCCCTGCTGTGTCGCCCTGTGTGCAGACCTGCCTGCTGTgtgcccacctcctcctgctgtgcctcctcctgccagcccagctgctgccGCCCAGCCTCCTGTGTGTCCCTGCTGTGCCGCCCTGCCTGCTCCAGACAGGCCTGCTGTGGGCAGAAGTCCAGCTGCTGA
- the LOC110326893 gene encoding keratin-associated protein 10-9-like isoform X5, whose protein sequence is MAASTMSVCSDARTNSSWQVDDCPESCCEPCCSPCLTLICTPVSCVSSPCCQSSCCTPSCCQQSSCQSACCTCSPCQQPCCVTLCCKPVCCTPICSGPCCQQSSCQSSCCPSPCCVPVCCKPVCCTPICSGSSSSCCQPSCCAPVCCKPCSSLSLLCRPVCRPACCVPTSSCCASSCQPSCCRPASCPSCCAPVCCKPCSSLSLLCRPVCRPACCVPTSSCCASSCQPSCCRPASCVSLLCRPACSRQACCGQKSSC, encoded by the exons ATGGCCGCCTcaaccatgtctgtctgctctgACGCTCGCACCAACTCCTCCTGGCAGGTGGATGACTGCCCAGAGAGCTGCTGTGAGCCCTGCTGCT CCCCCTGCCTGACCCTCATCTGCACCCCAGTGAGCTGTGTGTCCAGCCCCTGCTGCCAGTCTTCCTGCTGCACACCCTCTTGCTGCCAGCAGTCTAGCTGCCAGTCAGCTTGCTGCACCTGCTCCCCCTGCCAGCAGCCCTGCTGTGTGACCCTCTGCTGCAAGCCTGTCTGCTGCACACCCATCTGCTCTGGACCATGCTGCCAGCAGTCTAGCTGCCAGTCCTCATGCTGTCCATCCCCCTGCTGTGTGCCTGTCTGCTGCAAGCCTGTCTGTTGTACACCCATctgctctggctcctcctcctcctgctgccagcCCTCCTgctgtgctcctgtgtgctgcAAGCCCTGCTCCAGCCTGTCCCTGCTGTGTCGCCCTGTGTGCAGACCTGCCTGCTGTgtgcccacctcctcctgctgtgcctcctcctgccagcccagctgctgccGCCCAGCCTCCTGT CCCTCCTgctgtgctcctgtgtgctgcAAGCCCTGCTCCAGCCTGTCCCTGCTGTGTCGCCCTGTGTGCAGACCTGCCTGCTGTgtgcccacctcctcctgctgtgcctcctcctgccagcccagctgctgccGCCCAGCCTCCTGTGTGTCCCTGCTGTGCCGCCCTGCCTGCTCCAGACAGGCCTGCTGTGGGCAGAAGTCCAGCTGCTGA
- the LOC110326893 gene encoding keratin-associated protein 10-8-like isoform X7 translates to MAASTMSVCSDARTNSSWQVDDCPESCCEPCCCAPSCCQPSCCAPSCCQPSCCAPSCCQPSCCAPAPCLTLICTPVSCVSSPCCQSSCCTPSCCQQSSCQSACCTCSPCQQPCCVTLCCKPVCCTPICSGPCCQQSSCQSSCCPSPCCVPVCCKPVCCTPICSGSSSSCCQPSCCAPVCCKPCSSLSLLCRPVCRPACCVPTSSCCASSCQPSCCRPASCVSLLCRPACSXQACCGQKSSC, encoded by the exons ATGGCCGCCTcaaccatgtctgtctgctctgACGCTCGCACCAACTCCTCCTGGCAGGTGGATGACTGCCCAGAGAGCTGCTGTGAGCCCTGCTGCTGTGcccccagctgctgccagcccagctgctgtgcccccagctgctgccagcccagctgctgtgcccccagctgctgccagcccagctgctgtgCCCCAGCCCCCTGCCTGACCCTCATCTGCACCCCAGTGAGCTGTGTGTCCAGCCCCTGCTGCCAGTCTTCCTGCTGCACACCCTCTTGCTGCCAGCAGTCTAGCTGCCAGTCAGCTTGCTGCACCTGCTCCCCCTGCCAGCAGCCCTGCTGTGTGACCCTCTGCTGCAAGCCTGTCTGCTGCACACCCATCTGCTCTGGACCATGCTGCCAGCAGTCTAGCTGCCAGTCCTCATGCTGTCCATCCCCCTGCTGTGTGCCTGTCTGCTGCAAGCCTGTCTGTTGTACACCCATctgctctggctcctcctcctcctgctgccagcCCTCCTgctgtgctcctgtgtgctgcAAGCCCTGCTCCAGCCTGTCCCTGCTGTGTCGCCCTGTGTGCAGACCTGCCTGCTGTgtgcccacctcctcctgctgtgcctcctcctgccagcccagctgctgccGCCCAGCCTCCTGTGTGTCCCTGCTGTGCCGCCCTGCCTGCTCCNT ACAGGCCTGCTGTGGGCAGAAGTCCAGCTGCTGA
- the LOC110326893 gene encoding keratin-associated protein 10-4-like isoform X1 — protein sequence MAASTMSVCSDARTNSSWQVDDCPESCCEPCCCAPSCCQPSCCAPSCCQPSCCAPSCCQPSCCAPAPCLTLICTPVSCVSSPCCQSSCCTPSCCQQSSCQSACCTCSPCQQPCCVTLCCKPVCCTPICSGPCCQQSSCQSSCCPSPCCVPVCCKPVCCTPICSGSSSSCCQPSCCAPVCCKPCSSLSLLCRPVCRPACCVPTSSCCPPVCPCCAALPAPCCQPSCCAPVCCKPCSSLSLLCRPVCRPACCVPTSSCCASSCQPSCCRPASCVSLLCRPACSRQACCGQKSSC from the exons ATGGCCGCCTcaaccatgtctgtctgctctgACGCTCGCACCAACTCCTCCTGGCAGGTGGATGACTGCCCAGAGAGCTGCTGTGAGCCCTGCTGCTGTGcccccagctgctgccagcccagctgctgtgcccccagctgctgccagcccagctgctgtgcccccagctgctgccagcccagctgctgtgCCCCAGCCCCCTGCCTGACCCTCATCTGCACCCCAGTGAGCTGTGTGTCCAGCCCCTGCTGCCAGTCTTCCTGCTGCACACCCTCTTGCTGCCAGCAGTCTAGCTGCCAGTCAGCTTGCTGCACCTGCTCCCCCTGCCAGCAGCCCTGCTGTGTGACCCTCTGCTGCAAGCCTGTCTGCTGCACACCCATCTGCTCTGGACCATGCTGCCAGCAGTCTAGCTGCCAGTCCTCATGCTGTCCATCCCCCTGCTGTGTGCCTGTCTGCTGCAAGCCTGTCTGTTGTACACCCATctgctctggctcctcctcctcctgctgccagcCCTCCTgctgtgctcctgtgtgctgcAAGCCCTGCTCCAGCCTGTCCCTGCTGTGTCGCCCTGTGTGCAGACCTGCCTGCTGTgtgcccacctcctcctgctgt CCTCCTGTGTGTCCCTGCTGTGCCGCCCTGCCTGCTCCNTGCTGCCAGCCCTCCTgctgtgctcctgtgtgctgcAAGCCCTGCTCCAGCCTGTCCCTGCTGTGTCGCCCTGTGTGCAGACCTGCCTGCTGTgtgcccacctcctcctgctgtgcctcctcctgccagcccagctgctgccGCCCAGCCTCCTGTGTGTCCCTGCTGTGCCGCCCTGCCTGCTCCAGACAGGCCTGCTGTGGGCAGAAGTCCAGCTGCTGA
- the LOC110326893 gene encoding keratin-associated protein 10-8-like isoform X10 gives MAASTMSVCSDARTNSSWQVDDCPESCCEPCCCAPTPCLTLICTPVSCVSSPCCQSSCCTPSCCQQSSCQSACCTCSPCQQPCCVTLCCKPVCCTPICSGPCCQQSSCQSSCCPSPCCVPVCCKPVCCTPICSGSSSSCCQPSCCAPPSCCAPVCCKPCSSLSLLCRPVCRPACCVPTSSCCASSCQPSCCRPASCVSLLCRPACSRQACCGQKSSC, from the exons ATGGCCGCCTcaaccatgtctgtctgctctgACGCTCGCACCAACTCCTCCTGGCAGGTGGATGACTGCCCAGAGAGCTGCTGTGAGCCCTGCTGCTGTGccccca CCCCCTGCCTGACCCTCATCTGCACCCCAGTGAGCTGTGTGTCCAGCCCCTGCTGCCAGTCTTCCTGCTGCACACCCTCTTGCTGCCAGCAGTCTAGCTGCCAGTCAGCTTGCTGCACCTGCTCCCCCTGCCAGCAGCCCTGCTGTGTGACCCTCTGCTGCAAGCCTGTCTGCTGCACACCCATCTGCTCTGGACCATGCTGCCAGCAGTCTAGCTGCCAGTCCTCATGCTGTCCATCCCCCTGCTGTGTGCCTGTCTGCTGCAAGCCTGTCTGTTGTACACCCATctgctctggctcctcctcctcctgctgccagcCCTCCTgctgtgctcct CCCTCCTgctgtgctcctgtgtgctgcAAGCCCTGCTCCAGCCTGTCCCTGCTGTGTCGCCCTGTGTGCAGACCTGCCTGCTGTgtgcccacctcctcctgctgtgcctcctcctgccagcccagctgctgccGCCCAGCCTCCTGTGTGTCCCTGCTGTGCCGCCCTGCCTGCTCCAGACAGGCCTGCTGTGGGCAGAAGTCCAGCTGCTGA
- the LOC110326893 gene encoding keratin-associated protein 10-8-like isoform X6 — protein sequence MAASTMSVCSDARTNSSWQVDDCPESCCEPCCCAPSCCQPSCCAPSCCQPSCCAPSCCQPSCCAPAPCLTLICTPVSCVSSPCCQSSCCTPSCCQQSSCQSACCTCSPCQQPCCVTLCCKPVCCTPICSGPCCQQSSCQSSCCPSPCCVPVCCKPVCCTPICSGSSSSCCQPSCCAPVCCKPCSSLSLLCRPVCRPACCVPTSSCCASSCQPSCCRPASSSCVSLLCRPACSRQACCGQKSSC from the exons ATGGCCGCCTcaaccatgtctgtctgctctgACGCTCGCACCAACTCCTCCTGGCAGGTGGATGACTGCCCAGAGAGCTGCTGTGAGCCCTGCTGCTGTGcccccagctgctgccagcccagctgctgtgcccccagctgctgccagcccagctgctgtgcccccagctgctgccagcccagctgctgtgCCCCAGCCCCCTGCCTGACCCTCATCTGCACCCCAGTGAGCTGTGTGTCCAGCCCCTGCTGCCAGTCTTCCTGCTGCACACCCTCTTGCTGCCAGCAGTCTAGCTGCCAGTCAGCTTGCTGCACCTGCTCCCCCTGCCAGCAGCCCTGCTGTGTGACCCTCTGCTGCAAGCCTGTCTGCTGCACACCCATCTGCTCTGGACCATGCTGCCAGCAGTCTAGCTGCCAGTCCTCATGCTGTCCATCCCCCTGCTGTGTGCCTGTCTGCTGCAAGCCTGTCTGTTGTACACCCATctgctctggctcctcctcctcctgctgccagcCCTCCTgctgtgctcctgtgtgctgcAAGCCCTGCTCCAGCCTGTCCCTGCTGTGTCGCCCTGTGTGCAGACCTGCCTGCTGTgtgcccacctcctcctgctgtgcctcctcctgccagcccagctgctgccGCCCAGCCTCCT CCTCCTGTGTGTCCCTGCTGTGCCGCCCTGCCTGCTCCAGACAGGCCTGCTGTGGGCAGAAGTCCAGCTGCTGA